One segment of Candidatus Methylomirabilis sp. DNA contains the following:
- a CDS encoding vitamin B12-dependent ribonucleotide reductase has product MLGKTGESTFREIEQGGDVTQAFGPRPAKTGQWSESALRVLKERYLMRDATGVKETPEEMCWRVAVAIAKAEGQWGRSEAEALQVAESFYDVMVEGKFLPNSPTMMNAGKENGMQYSACFVLPVEDSMEGIFEAVKRAAIIHQSGGGTGFAFSRLRPKDTLVKSTGGKASGPISFLRVFNAATEAVKQGGARRGANMGILKVDHPDILEFIDCKLDGGITNFNISVAATKTFMDALEKDETYELVDPHTKFVTGHLRAGEVFQRIVQAAWRTGDPGMIFIDRINASPSNPIPQDEVIEATNPCGEQPLGPNDACNLGSVNLARFYLPSIPVDSGVTERIDWVGLEQVVQTAVRFLDDVIDVNPYPLQDITEEVHKNRRIGLGVMGWADLLLELGLPYDSDEAVTLGEEIMGFIRRIGHDASAKLAEARGPFPRWSRSIYKGKKPLRNSTVTTIAPTGTISIIVGCSSGIEPIFAVAFSHIVGDRHLTFVNPIFEEIAKRRGFYSEELMRRVAERGTVRGLEGVPEDVQRVFVTAHEIAPAWHVKMQAAFQKQTDNGVSKTINLPNSATPEDIAKAYMTAYELGCLGITVFRDGCKDTQVLHLGTGAKPALSPAEEPALSAAEVVAQQEAPQAIPIVMKTGLEAALKVKPRPRTMKGVTYRAETPLGTAFVTVNQNGEGEPFEVFASVGKAGSDTSAVSEAIGRLLSMILRLPSSMSPRERVEQIVSQLSGIGGRRPMGFGKDRVRSLPDAIAQVLAEHIGLTEPGVQEMQAARGKTTEKAGDMCPDCGSATLVYEEGCQKCYSCGFSEC; this is encoded by the coding sequence ATGCTTGGTAAGACGGGCGAGTCAACGTTTCGCGAGATTGAGCAGGGAGGAGACGTGACGCAGGCGTTTGGACCGCGTCCGGCGAAGACCGGTCAGTGGAGTGAATCGGCCCTCCGCGTCCTCAAAGAGCGTTACCTGATGAGGGACGCGACAGGTGTCAAAGAGACGCCGGAGGAGATGTGCTGGCGTGTCGCGGTAGCCATAGCCAAGGCTGAAGGGCAGTGGGGGAGAAGTGAGGCGGAAGCTCTTCAGGTAGCAGAATCGTTTTACGATGTGATGGTTGAAGGGAAGTTCCTTCCTAACTCTCCCACGATGATGAATGCCGGCAAAGAGAACGGGATGCAGTATTCGGCCTGTTTTGTGCTTCCCGTCGAGGATTCCATGGAGGGGATCTTCGAGGCGGTGAAAAGGGCGGCGATCATCCATCAGTCCGGCGGCGGGACCGGCTTTGCGTTCTCGCGCCTCAGGCCGAAGGATACCCTTGTCAAGTCAACGGGCGGCAAAGCGAGCGGTCCTATCAGCTTCCTTCGAGTTTTTAATGCCGCCACCGAGGCTGTCAAACAAGGAGGTGCCAGACGTGGCGCCAACATGGGGATTCTCAAGGTGGATCATCCTGACATCCTGGAGTTCATCGACTGTAAGCTGGACGGCGGGATTACCAACTTTAATATCTCCGTAGCTGCCACCAAAACCTTCATGGACGCCCTCGAGAAGGACGAGACCTACGAGTTGGTCGATCCTCATACCAAGTTCGTCACCGGCCACCTGCGAGCCGGTGAGGTCTTTCAGCGGATCGTTCAGGCGGCCTGGCGGACCGGCGACCCTGGGATGATCTTCATCGATCGCATCAACGCAAGTCCGTCCAATCCGATCCCACAGGATGAGGTGATCGAGGCCACGAATCCCTGTGGTGAGCAGCCGCTTGGGCCCAATGATGCCTGTAACCTGGGTTCGGTCAATCTGGCCAGATTTTACCTCCCCTCGATTCCCGTAGATTCCGGGGTGACGGAGCGAATCGATTGGGTTGGCCTGGAGCAGGTGGTGCAGACGGCGGTCCGCTTCCTAGATGACGTGATTGACGTGAACCCTTATCCGCTGCAGGATATTACTGAGGAGGTTCATAAGAATCGGCGGATCGGCCTCGGCGTTATGGGCTGGGCCGACCTGTTGCTTGAGCTTGGCCTTCCATACGACAGCGACGAGGCGGTCACGTTGGGTGAGGAGATCATGGGCTTCATTCGGCGAATCGGCCACGATGCCTCCGCGAAGTTGGCGGAGGCGCGTGGGCCGTTTCCTCGCTGGTCACGGAGTATTTATAAAGGCAAGAAACCTCTTCGCAACTCTACCGTCACGACTATTGCGCCTACCGGGACGATCAGTATTATCGTGGGTTGCTCTTCCGGGATCGAGCCGATCTTTGCTGTCGCGTTCAGCCACATCGTAGGAGATCGGCACCTGACCTTCGTGAATCCGATCTTCGAGGAGATTGCGAAGCGGCGCGGCTTCTACAGTGAAGAGCTGATGCGCCGGGTGGCCGAGCGAGGGACGGTTCGCGGGCTTGAAGGCGTGCCGGAGGACGTTCAGCGAGTCTTCGTCACAGCTCACGAGATCGCGCCTGCCTGGCATGTCAAGATGCAGGCAGCCTTCCAGAAGCAGACCGATAATGGCGTTTCTAAGACGATCAACCTGCCTAACTCGGCGACGCCTGAAGACATCGCCAAGGCCTATATGACGGCGTATGAGCTTGGCTGCCTCGGGATCACAGTCTTCCGCGACGGCTGTAAGGACACACAGGTCTTGCATCTCGGCACCGGCGCCAAGCCCGCCCTGAGCCCAGCCGAAGAGCCTGCCTTGAGTGCGGCCGAAGTAGTGGCACAGCAGGAGGCGCCGCAAGCGATCCCAATCGTTATGAAGACGGGCCTAGAGGCGGCGCTCAAGGTCAAGCCGAGGCCGCGGACCATGAAGGGCGTCACATACAGGGCGGAGACGCCGCTTGGGACCGCCTTCGTTACCGTCAATCAGAACGGCGAAGGTGAGCCGTTTGAGGTCTTCGCCAGCGTCGGGAAGGCCGGAAGCGATACCTCTGCGGTGTCCGAGGCGATCGGTCGACTCCTCTCGATGATCCTCAGGCTGCCGTCATCGATGTCGCCCAGAGAGCGAGTTGAGCAGATTGTGAGCCAACTCTCAGGCATCGGCGGCCGGCGGCCGATGGGCTTTGGTAAGGATCGGGTCCGGTCGCTTCCGGATGCCATCGCCCAGGTCCTGGCCGAGCATATCGGCCTCACCGAGCCAGGCGTGCAAGAGATGCAGGCAGCTCGCGGCAAGACGACCGAGAAAGCAGGCGACATGTGCCCGGACTGCGGCTCGGCGACCCTCGTCTACGAAGAGGGTTGCCAGAAGTGCTACTCCTGCGGATTTAGTGAATGTTAG
- the dcd gene encoding dCTP deaminase: MSIKSDAWIKRMAVEQQMIAPFEEGQVRNGVISYGLSSYGYDIRVADEFKIFTNVNTTIVDPKNFDERSFVDFKGDICIVPPNSFALARTVEYFRIPRNVMTVCLGKSSYARCGVILNVTPFEPEWEGFATLEISNTTPLPAKIYANEGIAQVLFFEGDEPCLVSYADKKGKYQAQQDITLPRI; this comes from the coding sequence ATGTCGATTAAATCAGATGCGTGGATCAAGCGGATGGCGGTGGAGCAGCAGATGATTGCCCCGTTCGAGGAGGGGCAGGTCAGAAACGGGGTGATCTCCTATGGCCTCTCGTCGTATGGGTACGACATCCGGGTGGCAGACGAGTTTAAGATCTTTACGAATGTCAACACGACCATCGTAGATCCCAAGAACTTCGATGAGCGGTCCTTTGTCGATTTCAAGGGCGATATCTGCATCGTCCCACCCAACTCCTTTGCGCTCGCTAGAACCGTCGAGTATTTCAGGATTCCCCGTAACGTGATGACTGTATGTCTGGGAAAGTCCTCGTATGCACGCTGTGGAGTCATCCTCAATGTGACTCCGTTCGAGCCGGAGTGGGAGGGGTTTGCGACTCTTGAGATCAGTAATACGACACCGCTGCCTGCCAAGATCTATGCCAACGAAGGGATCGCGCAAGTCCTCTTTTTCGAGGGCGATGAGCCGTGTCTTGTGTCGTATGCCGACAAAAAAGGGAAATACCAGGCTCAGCAAGACATCACACTGCCAAGAATCTAA
- a CDS encoding HEPN domain-containing protein gives MAYEELRERGLVEEIRPDFRQVSLLLARALKDLSTARANVDIDKEWAYTIAYQGMVRAAKALVMAEGWRPRGRDQARTIVMLVGELLGEEGRALVNGFDRMRRKRQDFMEEPQTPIPRYEVEGALKDAAALIERLVGLAREKNPQLAFL, from the coding sequence ATGGCCTATGAGGAGCTTCGGGAACGTGGGCTGGTTGAGGAAATTCGACCTGACTTCCGCCAGGTGTCGCTACTACTCGCACGAGCGTTGAAAGATCTGTCGACGGCCAGGGCCAACGTTGATATCGATAAGGAGTGGGCATACACTATCGCCTATCAGGGGATGGTGAGGGCAGCGAAGGCGTTGGTAATGGCCGAAGGGTGGCGACCAAGGGGTCGTGATCAAGCCAGGACGATCGTAATGTTGGTAGGGGAGCTATTGGGTGAAGAGGGACGCGCTTTGGTCAATGGTTTCGATCGTATGCGTCGCAAGCGGCAGGACTTCATGGAGGAACCGCAAACCCCGATTCCCCGGTATGAGGTCGAAGGAGCGCTGAAAGATGCGGCGGCCTTAATTGAAAGGCTCGTAGGCCTTGCACGCGAGAAAAATCCGCAGTTAGCGTTCTTGTAG
- the lptC gene encoding LPS export ABC transporter periplasmic protein LptC has protein sequence MRTTRYVWLGWIVVVSVAAFFAFGPANRTSSAFGEGKPDPTADVKITRFHLVETKNGKTIWEVWGDRGEVFEKTGMAKVMKTTNPVTVILYSEQGKLTVRSDSATLNTRTKNIHMERNVRAISEQGNSLQTQSLDWSARDHRVYTRSPVTLVRGGLTSSGVGLEAETDLERVRFLSRVQSHLLPGSAELATKARSGSQNGGTR, from the coding sequence ATGCGAACGACTAGGTATGTATGGTTAGGATGGATCGTGGTGGTATCGGTAGCCGCATTTTTTGCTTTTGGGCCGGCCAACCGTACGTCATCGGCATTTGGGGAGGGAAAACCTGACCCCACGGCAGATGTCAAGATTACCAGGTTCCATCTAGTGGAAACAAAGAACGGTAAGACGATCTGGGAAGTTTGGGGCGATCGCGGTGAGGTTTTTGAGAAGACAGGCATGGCGAAGGTGATGAAGACCACTAATCCGGTGACCGTCATCCTCTATTCTGAGCAGGGCAAACTGACGGTCCGGTCGGATAGTGCCACGTTGAACACGCGGACGAAGAATATCCATATGGAGCGTAACGTGAGGGCGATTTCGGAGCAGGGTAATAGCCTGCAGACCCAGTCCCTGGACTGGTCGGCCAGGGACCATCGGGTGTACACTCGATCGCCTGTTACGTTAGTACGGGGCGGGCTGACGAGTTCGGGAGTGGGATTGGAGGCAGAGACCGATCTTGAACGTGTGAGATTTTTAAGTCGCGTACAGTCGCATCTGCTTCCCGGGAGTGCCGAGCTGGCGACTAAAGCCCGCTCTGGCTCGCAAAACGGAGGAACTCGATGA
- the lptA gene encoding lipopolysaccharide transport periplasmic protein LptA gives MNYRGWATTVIVLVNLVWLVGSARAQEQQKGKNPITITSDRLEVNRKLHSAVYVGNVMVDDKEKDLVILSDTMEFLFDEKMERIEKGVAAGNVRITKGEKKGTGDQLELFRDENRVVLTGDPRVWQDNDLITGTKVTVFLKEDRAIVEGGPSKRVTAILYPKAEGAERSKSEAPSKADQPAASKGGS, from the coding sequence ATGAATTACCGCGGCTGGGCTACCACAGTTATTGTGCTGGTGAATCTTGTCTGGCTGGTCGGTTCTGCGCGCGCCCAGGAGCAGCAGAAAGGAAAGAACCCGATTACGATTACCTCTGATCGCTTGGAGGTCAACCGGAAGCTCCATTCTGCGGTCTATGTAGGGAACGTGATGGTTGATGACAAGGAGAAGGATCTGGTTATTCTCTCTGACACGATGGAGTTCCTCTTCGATGAGAAGATGGAGCGGATCGAAAAGGGAGTGGCCGCCGGCAACGTCAGGATCACCAAAGGGGAGAAAAAGGGCACCGGCGACCAGCTCGAGTTGTTTCGCGATGAAAACAGGGTAGTCCTCACAGGAGATCCCAGGGTCTGGCAAGATAACGATCTGATCACCGGAACGAAGGTTACCGTTTTCTTGAAGGAGGACAGGGCAATTGTTGAAGGCGGTCCCTCAAAGCGCGTAACGGCTATCCTGTACCCCAAGGCTGAGGGGGCGGAGCGGTCGAAGTCGGAAGCGCCGAGCAAGGCTGACCAACCGGCAGCGTCGAAGGGGGGTTCCTGA
- the lptB gene encoding LPS export ABC transporter ATP-binding protein, with product MERTLRADNLVKSFKGRKVVAGVSISLEAGEVVGLLGPNGAGKTTTFYMVLGLLKPDLGRVMLNGEDVTDLPVYKRARKGLGFLPQEPSIFRKLTVEQNVMAILEILDLSEEERRARLEGLLQELDLTHLAKSKAYTLSGGERRRAEITRALVTSPDFMLLDEPFAGIDPIAIADIQAIIARLKVKGVGVLITDHNVRETLQIVDRAYLIHEGKVLVSGTANELASDERAREIYLGERFSL from the coding sequence ATGGAGCGGACCCTTCGGGCAGACAACCTCGTTAAGTCGTTCAAGGGTCGAAAGGTCGTTGCAGGCGTTAGTATCAGCCTCGAAGCCGGGGAGGTAGTTGGCCTGCTGGGGCCCAATGGCGCCGGAAAGACGACGACCTTCTATATGGTCCTTGGGCTGTTGAAGCCTGATCTGGGTCGTGTCATGTTAAATGGGGAAGACGTCACCGATCTCCCAGTGTACAAACGGGCCCGTAAGGGTTTAGGGTTTCTTCCGCAGGAGCCCTCAATCTTCCGCAAACTTACAGTGGAACAGAATGTGATGGCTATTCTCGAGATCCTGGACCTGTCAGAAGAAGAACGACGGGCACGGCTTGAGGGCCTTCTTCAGGAACTGGATCTCACCCACCTCGCCAAGAGCAAGGCCTACACGCTATCAGGTGGCGAACGCCGCCGAGCGGAGATCACCAGGGCCCTTGTGACCTCTCCGGATTTCATGCTGCTGGACGAGCCGTTCGCGGGAATTGATCCTATCGCGATAGCCGATATCCAGGCTATCATTGCCCGGCTCAAAGTGAAGGGTGTTGGAGTGTTAATAACCGATCACAATGTACGAGAGACCTTGCAGATTGTTGATCGCGCCTATCTGATCCATGAAGGCAAGGTGTTGGTCTCCGGCACCGCCAACGAGCTGGCATCAGACGAGCGGGCCAGGGAGATCTACCTGGGTGAACGGTTTAGCCTGTAA
- the rpoN gene encoding RNA polymerase factor sigma-54, translating into MAFEAKLSLRQAQKMVMTPMLQQAINLLQLSRLELLQAVRQEVEENPVLEETIEETEELDDVPALKSVVEEPTIERNGEGQVAEIDWESYLQDASDYRPSIQYESVDRFDSESMLTRPGSLQDHLLFQLHLTVRDQELLRLGCLIAGELDDNGYLRSSIEELASLAGASVESMESALRLVQGFDPAGVGARDLQECLLIQLRTRPEGHALAEAIVGNHLHDLERHRFGKIAAALGVSLSEVQEAVTLIASLEPKPGKNYSSEEPQYITPDVYILKVDGRLVVALNEDGLPRLRVSRYYRQILSKQALAPREARGYVEEKMRSALWFIRSIEQRKRTLIKVTESLVKYQRDFFEFGISHLKPLTLREVADDISMHESTISRVTTNKHVQTPQGLFGLKYFFHRGVSSTVGEAVSSRRVKDMVRRYLTEEDSHKPLSDQKIVEILARVHGVEIARRTVAKYRGQLKIPSSNQRRYV; encoded by the coding sequence ATGGCCTTTGAAGCGAAACTCAGCCTACGACAGGCGCAGAAGATGGTTATGACGCCGATGCTGCAGCAGGCGATTAACCTCTTGCAGCTATCGCGGCTGGAATTGCTTCAGGCGGTACGGCAGGAGGTGGAGGAGAATCCTGTCCTGGAAGAGACAATAGAGGAAACGGAGGAGTTGGATGATGTACCGGCGTTGAAGTCCGTTGTCGAGGAGCCGACGATCGAACGTAATGGGGAAGGGCAGGTCGCAGAAATCGATTGGGAAAGTTATCTGCAGGACGCCTCAGACTATCGGCCATCTATCCAATACGAGTCGGTCGATCGGTTCGATAGCGAGAGCATGCTCACCAGGCCTGGCTCCCTCCAGGACCATCTGCTCTTCCAGCTTCACCTGACCGTTAGAGATCAGGAACTCCTCAGACTGGGCTGCCTCATCGCCGGAGAGCTGGACGATAACGGATACCTTCGCAGCAGCATCGAGGAGCTGGCGTCGCTGGCTGGCGCTTCCGTGGAGTCGATGGAGTCGGCCCTTCGGCTTGTCCAGGGTTTTGATCCTGCCGGGGTGGGGGCGCGGGATCTTCAGGAATGCCTGCTCATTCAGCTTAGGACGCGACCGGAAGGACATGCGCTGGCTGAGGCCATTGTCGGCAATCATCTCCATGATCTGGAGCGCCACCGATTCGGAAAGATTGCGGCTGCGCTGGGGGTCTCGCTCAGCGAGGTGCAAGAAGCGGTGACGCTCATCGCTTCTTTGGAACCCAAACCAGGAAAGAACTACAGCAGTGAGGAGCCGCAATATATTACGCCTGATGTGTATATTCTCAAGGTCGATGGACGATTGGTGGTGGCGCTGAATGAAGACGGTCTTCCGCGCCTTCGAGTTAGTCGATATTATCGGCAGATCCTTTCCAAGCAAGCGCTTGCCCCTCGCGAGGCCCGTGGTTACGTCGAAGAGAAGATGCGCTCTGCCCTCTGGTTCATCCGGAGCATTGAACAGCGGAAACGGACGCTTATCAAGGTCACCGAAAGCCTGGTGAAATACCAGAGGGATTTCTTCGAGTTCGGGATCTCCCACCTCAAGCCCCTGACGCTGCGCGAAGTGGCCGATGATATCTCGATGCATGAGTCTACCATCAGTCGCGTGACCACGAACAAGCATGTCCAGACTCCGCAGGGACTGTTTGGGCTGAAATACTTTTTTCACCGTGGTGTGTCATCAACCGTTGGTGAAGCCGTCTCTTCTCGAAGGGTGAAGGACATGGTTCGGCGATACTTGACGGAAGAAGACTCTCACAAACCGCTGAGTGACCAGAAGATCGTGGAGATCCTAGCGAGGGTTCACGGGGTCGAGATCGCCCGTCGAACCGTAGCCAAGTATCGTGGTCAGCTCAAGATCCCCTCATCCAATCAACGTCGCTACGTGTAA
- the raiA gene encoding ribosome-associated translation inhibitor RaiA, translating into MQITITTRNIENTEALKRYAEEKIARLQKFVDQITSVHIILSVEKHRQIAEVTLHVRELTIRGEESSTDLYSAIDLVADKIERQILRYKEKIVDHSGRGLGRLRSKEETVSAEAEPSWEEGPRIVKTKHFAMKPLSPDEAAIQMDLVGHNFFVFRNARTQEVNVLYRRRDGDYGLIEPRS; encoded by the coding sequence ATGCAGATTACCATTACGACACGCAATATCGAGAACACTGAAGCTCTCAAACGTTACGCGGAGGAGAAGATCGCCCGTCTGCAGAAGTTCGTGGATCAGATTACCTCAGTCCATATCATCCTCTCAGTCGAGAAGCATCGACAGATCGCGGAGGTGACGCTCCACGTACGAGAGCTGACCATCCGGGGAGAAGAATCAAGCACTGATCTGTATTCCGCCATTGACCTCGTGGCCGATAAGATCGAACGTCAGATCCTTCGCTATAAGGAGAAGATTGTCGACCACTCCGGTCGGGGCTTGGGCCGGTTGCGGTCTAAGGAAGAGACGGTGTCTGCAGAGGCTGAGCCCTCCTGGGAAGAGGGCCCCCGCATCGTCAAGACCAAGCATTTCGCCATGAAACCGCTATCTCCTGATGAGGCCGCCATACAGATGGACTTGGTAGGCCACAATTTTTTTGTGTTCCGAAATGCTCGGACACAGGAGGTTAATGTCCTGTATCGACGACGTGATGGGGATTATGGCTTGATCGAACCCAGGAGTTGA
- the rapZ gene encoding RNase adapter RapZ: MKAAEVVIITGVSGAGKSQAIKCLEDIGFFCIDNLPTTLIPTFVRLCTQSEHAIERVALVIDVREGEFLAPVFDILAMLRADGHTVKIVFLDASNEVLVRRFSESRRPHPLAAGKSVLSGIAAERQLLTRLRDEANLTIDTSSLTIHDLKRFLSQAFVMERPTAKIALSLVSFGYKHGLPFDADLIFDTRFLPSPHFIDDLRPLTGLDSRIGEFLMRASVTTPYLERLMDLLDFVTPLCEEEGRAYLTIAIGCTGGRHRSVFLVEQLAGHFRECGYLINVRHRDIERA; the protein is encoded by the coding sequence GTGAAGGCGGCCGAGGTTGTGATTATTACCGGTGTATCCGGGGCCGGTAAGAGTCAGGCGATTAAGTGTTTAGAGGACATTGGCTTTTTCTGTATCGATAACCTACCGACTACATTAATCCCCACCTTCGTTCGGCTCTGCACGCAATCTGAGCATGCGATCGAGCGGGTTGCCCTTGTCATCGACGTTCGGGAGGGAGAGTTTCTGGCCCCGGTGTTCGACATCCTGGCGATGCTTCGGGCTGACGGGCATACCGTCAAGATTGTTTTCCTGGACGCAAGCAATGAGGTCCTTGTGCGGCGCTTTAGCGAGAGTCGACGCCCACACCCCCTTGCGGCCGGAAAGTCGGTCCTGTCAGGGATCGCGGCGGAGCGACAGTTGTTGACTCGCCTCCGTGATGAGGCGAATCTCACTATTGATACGAGCAGTCTGACCATTCATGACCTGAAGCGGTTCCTTTCGCAGGCATTCGTCATGGAGCGGCCCACAGCCAAGATTGCCCTCTCCCTGGTCTCTTTCGGCTATAAACATGGACTGCCCTTTGACGCCGATCTGATCTTTGATACTCGGTTCCTACCCAGCCCTCACTTTATCGATGACCTGCGGCCACTGACCGGACTTGATTCCAGGATCGGCGAGTTTCTCATGCGGGCTTCTGTAACCACGCCTTACCTTGAGCGTCTGATGGATTTGCTTGACTTTGTGACCCCTCTCTGTGAGGAGGAAGGGCGTGCCTATCTGACCATCGCGATCGGCTGCACCGGTGGCCGTCATCGTTCGGTCTTTCTGGTGGAACAGCTTGCCGGCCATTTTCGGGAGTGCGGCTATCTGATCAACGTCCGACACCGTGACATCGAAAGAGCCTGA
- a CDS encoding biotin/lipoate A/B protein ligase family protein, translating to MPYTGRLLRMDVATGPTNMGVDEALATLCRESATLRFYAWEAPTLSIGYSQRSNDIDPSACRKSTVYLVRRPTGGRAVLHRQELTYSLVLPLRPPWTKISIVESYRQINACLLRGLELLGLEVRVGRRPRPVDGALSAFCFSAISQYEVLVGRKKVIGSAQRRFPTALLQQGSILLDFDPVGILDLLRPTERAAAADALGTVGSLREALGRLPHRLEVETAIRNGFAEEMGVEFVEGELRPEELRLSVELATTRYGSEDWTFRR from the coding sequence ATGCCTTACACAGGCCGACTTCTGAGGATGGACGTTGCTACCGGCCCCACCAACATGGGGGTTGACGAAGCGCTTGCCACCCTATGCCGCGAGAGTGCCACCCTGCGCTTTTACGCATGGGAGGCTCCGACGCTTTCCATCGGTTACTCTCAGCGCAGCAATGACATCGATCCGTCGGCCTGCCGCAAATCCACGGTGTATCTGGTACGCCGTCCTACGGGCGGTCGAGCTGTACTCCACCGGCAGGAGTTGACTTACAGCCTGGTTCTTCCCCTGCGTCCACCCTGGACGAAGATCTCGATCGTAGAGAGTTACCGCCAGATCAATGCCTGCCTGCTTCGGGGCCTTGAACTGCTCGGTCTGGAGGTACGGGTTGGGCGCCGCCCAAGACCCGTTGATGGTGCGCTGTCGGCGTTCTGTTTTTCGGCCATCTCGCAATATGAGGTTTTGGTGGGCAGGAAAAAGGTGATCGGCTCCGCGCAGCGGCGATTTCCCACGGCACTTCTCCAGCAGGGAAGTATCCTGTTGGATTTCGACCCTGTCGGTATCCTTGATCTTCTGCGTCCCACCGAGCGGGCTGCCGCCGCCGATGCTCTCGGGACAGTGGGCTCACTGCGGGAAGCGCTGGGACGGCTTCCTCATCGCCTGGAAGTAGAGACGGCGATCAGGAACGGCTTTGCTGAGGAGATGGGGGTCGAATTCGTGGAAGGTGAGCTTCGGCCAGAGGAGTTGCGGCTATCCGTGGAGTTAGCCACCACCCGCTATGGCTCAGAGGACTGGACCTTCCGTCGTTGA
- the pgsA gene encoding CDP-diacylglycerol--glycerol-3-phosphate 3-phosphatidyltransferase, with protein sequence MVEHGRRGQKASTEVTPGFKGPKALMNLPNKLTLGRIFLVPIIIVFLVVGEKVPNYTAGVIFLAAVLTDWLDGRIARNTRQVTTLGKLLDPIADKLLISTALIALVQVGRAPAWMVVLIVGRELAITGLRTVAASQSVIIHASDFGKHKMLAEVAAVTFLILDWPAQWSFMTIPSLGVLCLWGAVVLSIVSGVDYFLKFWKVIDLSR encoded by the coding sequence GTGGTTGAGCACGGCAGACGCGGTCAAAAGGCGTCGACGGAAGTCACGCCGGGTTTCAAAGGGCCAAAAGCTCTCATGAACCTGCCCAACAAGCTCACGCTGGGCCGAATCTTTCTGGTTCCTATTATCATCGTATTCCTGGTCGTGGGGGAGAAAGTCCCCAATTACACCGCCGGTGTCATCTTTCTCGCCGCGGTCTTGACCGACTGGCTGGATGGCCGGATCGCCCGGAACACGCGGCAGGTGACGACGTTGGGCAAGTTGCTCGACCCTATCGCCGATAAGCTGCTCATCTCAACCGCGCTCATTGCGCTAGTGCAGGTGGGCCGCGCACCGGCCTGGATGGTTGTTCTGATTGTGGGTCGTGAACTGGCCATCACCGGGCTCAGGACGGTTGCGGCCTCACAGAGCGTCATTATCCACGCCAGCGACTTCGGAAAGCATAAGATGCTTGCAGAGGTGGCGGCGGTAACCTTCTTGATCCTCGACTGGCCTGCGCAGTGGAGTTTTATGACGATTCCCTCCCTGGGGGTTCTCTGCCTGTGGGGGGCGGTTGTGTTGAGCATTGTCTCGGGTGTCGATTATTTCTTGAAGTTCTGGAAGGTTATCGATCTGAGCCGATAA
- the plsY gene encoding glycerol-3-phosphate 1-O-acyltransferase PlsY yields MSVHLWLVPLGYLAGSIPFGLLIAKASKGVDVRKAGSGNIGATNVLRVVGSGAGALTLALDALKGWAPVALSKLLGAPELLIATVGLAAFLGHLYPLFLGFRGGKGVATALGVLLALFAKIALLIVGVWFLIAALFRYSSLAALTASIACPLFVWALDGRPAYVGLAIIICGLILIRHRENLGRLMAGEEGKIGQKLQEADLPRHDRLAL; encoded by the coding sequence ATGAGCGTACACTTGTGGCTCGTTCCGCTGGGGTATCTTGCGGGCTCTATCCCGTTCGGTCTCCTGATCGCCAAGGCATCGAAAGGAGTGGATGTACGGAAAGCCGGGAGCGGCAATATCGGCGCCACCAATGTCCTTCGCGTTGTGGGCTCTGGAGCCGGCGCTCTTACCCTTGCCCTGGACGCGTTGAAAGGGTGGGCGCCGGTTGCTTTAAGTAAGCTCCTTGGCGCGCCGGAGTTGCTCATTGCTACGGTGGGGCTGGCTGCATTTCTGGGGCATCTGTATCCGCTCTTTCTCGGCTTTCGTGGGGGAAAGGGAGTCGCCACCGCCCTGGGGGTCCTGCTTGCGCTGTTTGCAAAGATCGCGTTGCTGATCGTGGGTGTCTGGTTCTTGATTGCCGCCCTTTTTCGCTATTCGTCTCTTGCCGCCCTCACTGCCTCCATCGCGTGCCCCCTTTTCGTGTGGGCCCTTGATGGCCGACCGGCCTATGTGGGACTGGCGATCATTATCTGCGGTTTGATCCTCATCCGGCACCGCGAGAACCTGGGGCGTCTTATGGCTGGGGAAGAGGGCAAGATCGGACAAAAACTGCAAGAAGCGGATCTGCCTCGGCATGATCGGCTTGCCTTGTAG